The window CATTCCCTGGCGCACAATGCTGTGGTCGTCTGCCAGCAGGAATATAATTTCTTTATTTTGAATTGGTGTTTCCATTATTATTAATATTTAAATTGATCCTGAATGTCACTTTCGTTCCTTTGTGCAGTTTACTTTCTACTGATATATCACCATCAAAAAGCTCTACGATTTCCTTTACAAGATTAAGACCAAGTCCCGCCCCCAGATTATCTACTTCATCAGATACCATTCCCTGATAGTAAGGATCAAAAATTTTACCAAGATCAGATTCTGATATTCCTACTCCGGTATCTCCTACCGTTGTAATCAGGGAAATTTGATTTTCTCCTATAGGTTCAGTGGCCATAACGAGATCAATCTGTCCGTTTTCTGTAAACTTGTTGGCATTCCCCAGAATATTCATAAAAATCTGGTTGATTCTGATATTATCCGAATATACCTGTACTTCTTCAGGAATCCTGTCTGTTACCACAAACCTGTTGTTTCTGGTTTCCAGATATGGAGTAATTACCTTCACAATAGAACTGATCTCATCTTTAAGGTTGAAAACCGATTTTATAAGTTCTTTTTCAGCATTCTCATTTTTAGTGTATTCCAGGATCTGGTTAGATTGCAGCAGCAGGGTGCTATTCGTAAACTTGATAGATTTAAGATAATCCTTTATTGTTTCGTCCTCTGTAGTTCTGTGGATCTTATCTATAAAAATATTAATAATTTTTAACGGGGATCTCAGATCGTGGCTCAGCATTCCCAGAATTCTGTTTTTAAAATTAAGGTTCTTTTTAATCTCTTTATTAGCAGCATCTAGTTTTTGTTCATAAACAAACGCCATTCTTGTAAAATACATGATCAGAATGGATACAATAAACATAAGAATCATCAATCCCAATACCAGATATGTCCTAATTCTGTTATTATTGGAGCTCTGCTCGTTATATTCTTTTTCCAGTTCGGTTTTAAAATCTTTGATGGCATTTTCGTAGACTTCTATTAAGCCGTTACTATACACCAGAAGTTTACTGAAATTGCTGTAAAACTGCAGGTTGATTTTCTGTTTTTGGGCAGCAAGCATCTGTACTTTCTTTACTTCAGCAGCATAATGCTTATCCATAGACTTTATTGTGTTGTCCATTTTAGATTTAACCTGAGAAAGATCCAGCGTTTTGTTGTTGGTCATCGTGATTACCGTACTTTCTTTCTGAACATCCACTTTACCTGTTACAGCATCTTTTAAACGGCCAAAAAAACCTTTCTTTTTAACAGTGTCTGCATAGGTTCGGGTTTGAATCTTGAAATCTTCAAAATCATTTTTATATTTGGCAGGTTCGTACTGCTTATCCTCAATTTTTGATGGTGGATTCAGGGAAGTCTGGTATACAGAATCTATCAATGTTTTCAGTTTTGCAGTCTTTAAGGTATCCTGACTGTGAGCTGCCAGATTCTTTTTCAACCTCGGACTTGTATTTTCATATTCACCAATCTTATCAAAATTGATTTTAAGTTTTCTCAACGATTGAAAATATAACTGCAGCTCTTTATTATTCTGAGTAGCCATATATTTCTGAAGATGTTCCTGGGCATCCAGAAAATCTTTCCTGGAGTTATCCGTCAATCCTCCCAATGCACGGCTCTGCTCCAGCTGGTCTTTAATAAACTTCAGCTTCTTACCGTTGACAAATTCGTTATAAAAAAATATGGCGATAATGACCTGTATCAGTAAAATACAAAGGATCAATGAGTAATGAACAAGTTTTCTCAATTTAAAATTTAAGAATTTATATTTCATATTTGTTTATCAGTTAAATTAATTTCCTGACTACATAAGTCCATTAGATATTAGCCCTCAACAATATACTATTATTTTCAACAATTTCATAATAACAGTATATCATCTGATTCGCAAAGTTAAAGTAATTTTTGTCTTCTTATAATAATGAATATTTGATAAAACTCACAGAATTTATTTTTTTTTACTATTAAAATGCTTTGTAAACATTTAGTTTTATTTACGTAAATCTATTTTTTTAGATCAATTGCAAAAGTTGATGCTCTGTAAAATATTCTGCATCTGCTTATTTTATTATATCTACTGAATAATATCTAATCAAATAGAGAATGAAAAAAACAACTTTTCACTCCTGTATTTGATCATTTTAAAGAACCATTCTTCCTCTGTCTAACAAACTTTCCGGCCATTCAGTATTTCTACTCAATACCACAATTGGTAATTTACACTCTAAGAACATATATCCTCTTCTTTGTTACTTTGAAATGCTTATTAATAGTGATAATATTCCATGGAAAACCATGATATTCAGATGTACCGGAAAATTCGTCTCTACACTTCATCCATTGTATGAATGAAATTCGGAGAGTATTGAAGACCAGCAATGATGATACATTTCTACTTATTGCTGTCTTTACTTTTCTCTATTTCTACAATACGACTATAAAAAATAAAAACAAATAACCTATGATTACTGAAAACTACGACGTAATCGTCATTGGCGGAGGAGCAATAGGTCTTGCAACAGCCTATCATCTCGGTCAGCGCCAGGCTAAGACTTTGGTATTGGAACAATATACTTTTGTGAATCAGCTGGGCAGCTCTGCAGGAGTTTCCCGCCAGTTCCGGATCCCCTATCCGGATGAATATATGGTACAAATGGCTTTGGACTCTCAACCTTACTGGGATGAGCTCCAAAAAAAGACCGGTACCCCATTGCTTGATAAAGTAGGCACACTCTGGTTTGGAGATCCTGAAGTACATTCTACCGAAGGAAACATTGCTGAGGCAGAGAAAGCTTTAGAAGCCTTAGGAGTTCCTTATACCAACTTAACTTCAAAAGAAATTGAAGAGCAGTATCATTTCAAAAACCTGCCGGATAATTATGTAGGTCTATTTCAACCTGATGGAGCCAGCATTAATTTTAAAGCAACTATTGAAACGCTTCTAAGCCTTTGTCAGAAAGAAAAAACCGTAGAGCTCAGAGAAGATTCTCCCGTACTTGAGATCAAACAAAATGGTGAACTTTTTGAGCTTACCACTCCCAACGGAATATATATTGCCAAAAAGCTGGCCATTATTCCCGGGCCTTACATCAACAGTGTGATCAACTTACTGGATTTTAAAATAGAAGCTACCTACTGGAATATGTCCTCTGCTTATTTTAAAAAGACCGATCCTACGATACAATATCCAACCTGGTTTGTGTTCCAGAATGCAACGGGAGATAACGGCAATCAGTTTTACGGTTTTCCTTCCGTTGAATGGGATCATCCGGAATACATCCGCGTAGCACCGGATTTTGTCATCAACCCTTTGGAGGAACCAAGCGACAGAACATTGATTCCAAACCCGAAGGAACTCGCCTATACTTCCCAATGGATACAAAACCATATGACCGGGCTGAGCATTGCACCGGAATATACCTCAACATGTCTTATCGCTTTAAGCACAATTCCCAATAAAGAATTACTGATTGATTTTGCACCTTCTTATGTACCCAACCATAAAAACATTGTAGTATATGCCACAGGATGGGCTGCAAAATTCACACCCTTTTTAGGTAAAATCATGTCTGATCTAGCACTAGACGGACATACTGATTTTGACATTACCCCTTTCCGATTAGGATATAAATATTTCTTAGCACTTTAAAAAATTATAAAACCATGAACAGAGAAAACGTAAACAAAGATACACCGCTGTATCCGGGAATGCAGCCCGACCTGAAAGTAGAAGTAGCCATTATTGGTGCCGGAACTTCCGGACTGTACACTGCTTTTCGTTTGGTGGCAGACAATAAATATAAAGGTCATGAAGTCCAGATTTTCGATATGAGTGACAGATTAGGCGGAAGACTGGAATCCGTAGTTATGCCGGGAATGAACTTCTGGGGTGAGCTGGGAGGAATGCGTTATCTGACTTCTCAGGAAATTGTAACCACATTGATAGAAGGGTACCCATTGAAAGAACAGGACTTAAGCAAAAGAACCCCTGTTCTGAAAGAT of the Chryseobacterium viscerum genome contains:
- a CDS encoding FAD-dependent oxidoreductase, with amino-acid sequence MITENYDVIVIGGGAIGLATAYHLGQRQAKTLVLEQYTFVNQLGSSAGVSRQFRIPYPDEYMVQMALDSQPYWDELQKKTGTPLLDKVGTLWFGDPEVHSTEGNIAEAEKALEALGVPYTNLTSKEIEEQYHFKNLPDNYVGLFQPDGASINFKATIETLLSLCQKEKTVELREDSPVLEIKQNGELFELTTPNGIYIAKKLAIIPGPYINSVINLLDFKIEATYWNMSSAYFKKTDPTIQYPTWFVFQNATGDNGNQFYGFPSVEWDHPEYIRVAPDFVINPLEEPSDRTLIPNPKELAYTSQWIQNHMTGLSIAPEYTSTCLIALSTIPNKELLIDFAPSYVPNHKNIVVYATGWAAKFTPFLGKIMSDLALDGHTDFDITPFRLGYKYFLAL
- a CDS encoding sensor histidine kinase; protein product: MRKLVHYSLILCILLIQVIIAIFFYNEFVNGKKLKFIKDQLEQSRALGGLTDNSRKDFLDAQEHLQKYMATQNNKELQLYFQSLRKLKINFDKIGEYENTSPRLKKNLAAHSQDTLKTAKLKTLIDSVYQTSLNPPSKIEDKQYEPAKYKNDFEDFKIQTRTYADTVKKKGFFGRLKDAVTGKVDVQKESTVITMTNNKTLDLSQVKSKMDNTIKSMDKHYAAEVKKVQMLAAQKQKINLQFYSNFSKLLVYSNGLIEVYENAIKDFKTELEKEYNEQSSNNNRIRTYLVLGLMILMFIVSILIMYFTRMAFVYEQKLDAANKEIKKNLNFKNRILGMLSHDLRSPLKIINIFIDKIHRTTEDETIKDYLKSIKFTNSTLLLQSNQILEYTKNENAEKELIKSVFNLKDEISSIVKVITPYLETRNNRFVVTDRIPEEVQVYSDNIRINQIFMNILGNANKFTENGQIDLVMATEPIGENQISLITTVGDTGVGISESDLGKIFDPYYQGMVSDEVDNLGAGLGLNLVKEIVELFDGDISVESKLHKGTKVTFRINLNINNNGNTNSK